The DNA sequence AATTCTTCAATTTTACTTACAGAACTTTCCAGAACTACAACTTTTTTAGCGTTAAGTATCTGGTAAGTATTTAATTCTGAAGCAGTTACAACAGAAACTGCCTGTAAATTTCTGGAGGACAAATATATATTTTTATTTTCTTCCGGTAAAACGAATAGTGACTTTTTATCATTAATTTTCAGATTATTACTGATTTGCACCATTTCGCGTGTTTTCGGAGTTTCGAAAGCGAAATCTTCGATTACCAAAATTGATTCTTCCAGAGCTTTATATGTCAATGCTGATTTACGTGCAAGAGACTTAACTTTCTTATTTAATTTGAAATCATAAGTTCTTGGACGTGGACCAAAAACGCGACCTCCACCACGGAATACAGGAGATTTTACACTGCCTGCTCTTGCGGTACCGGTACCTTTTTGTTTTTTGAGTTTCCGGGTACTTCCGGATACTTCTCCACGTTCTTTTGCACTGTGGGTTCCTTGTCTTTTATTAGCCAAAATTTGTTTCACATCCAAATAAATGGCGTGGTCACTTGGCTCAATACCGAAAATTTGTTCATCTAATGTAACAGTTCTTCCGGTCTCTTGTCCTGCGGTGTTTAATACTTTTATTTCCATTACTGATAAATAATTACGGTTGAACCTTTACATCCAGGAACTGATCCTTTAACAACCAATAAATTTGACTCTGGAATCACTTTCAAAACTTTAAGGTTCTGAATAGTAACATTGTCATTGCCATCATTACCAGCCATGCGCATTCCAGGGAAAACGCGTGATGGATAAGAAGATGCACCAACAGAACCAGGAGCTCTCAAACGGTTGTGCTGACCGTGAGTAGAATCACCCACACCACCAAATCCGTGACGTTTTACAACGCCCTGAAATCCTTTACCTTTAGTTACACCCTGAACATCAACCCAACCTTCTTCATCGATTGAATCAACAGTAACGACATCACCAAGTTTAAACTCACCTACAAGTTCTTTGAACTCAATAAGTTTCTTTTTAGGCTCTGTTCCAGCTTTTTTGAAATGACCCAGTTCAGCTTTATTGGTATGCTTTTCTTTTTTGTCAGCAAACCCTAACTGAATTGAATCATAGCCATCAGTAGCCACCGATTTCACTTGTGTAACAACACAAGGTCCGGCTTGAATCACAGTGCATGGGATGTTTTTCCCCTCAACACTGAATACGGAAGTCATTCCGATTTTTTTACCGATTAATCCTGCCATTTTTCTTTGTTTTTACAGGTTATCAAACTTTAATTTCTACTTCAACGCCACTTGGTAATTCAAGCTTCATTAAGGCGTCGATTGTTTTTGCTGTTGAACTGTAAATGTCGATCAAACGTTTGTAAGATGACAGCTCGAATTGTTCCCTTGATTTTTTGTTAACAAAGGTTGAGCGTAATACAGTGAAAATACGTTTGTGAGTTGGAAGTGGAATTGGTCCACTTACAACTGCACCTGTAGTTTTAACTGTTTTTACGATCTTTTCAGCCGACTTGTCTACCAAGTTGTGATCATACGATTTCAGCTTAATTCTGATCTTTTGACTCATAGTGAGAAATAATAATACAGTTTATAATTATAATAAGTCTGTTCTTCCTTTTAGGTCTTCAAGAACCTTAGTAGCGAGTAATTTTGGTAACTCAACATATTTTGCAAATTCCATTGATGAAGTTGCACGGCCTGATGACAATGTACGAAGTACAGTCACATATCCGAACAATTCTGAAAGTGGAACCAATGCCTTGATAACACGGGCACCCGATTTTTCTTCCATACCTTCAATTTGACCACGACGACGATTCAAGTCACCGATGATGTCACCCATATATTCTTCAGGAGTTACAATCTCGCATTTCATGATTGGCTCAAGTAACCTTGGACCAGCTTTTCCTGCGGCTGTTTTGAATGCCTGACGGGCACAAATTTCGAACGATAAAGAATCCGAGTCAACAGCGTGGAAACTACCGTCGAGAAGGGTTACTTTAAGGCTGTCAACAGTAAATCCGGCCAATGGACCGTTTGCCAATGCTGATTCGAAACCTTTTGCAACTGAAGGGATATATTCGCGTGGAATGTTACCACCTTTTACAGCATCAACGAACTGAAGTCCGGTTTTGCCTTCATCGGCTGGTTCAACGCGAACAATAATATCAGCGAATTTACCACGACCACCCGATTGTTTCTTGAATACTTCGCGAATTTCAACCGATTTGGTGATACATTCTTTATAGGCAACCTGAGGAGCACCCTGGTTACATTCAACCTTAAATTCACGACGTAAACGGTCAACAATGATTTCAAGGTGAAGCTCACCCATACCACGGATAACTGTCTGTCCTGAATCAGGATCAGTATTTACTTTAAATGTTGGATCTTCTTCAGCAAGTTTATATAAACCCTGGTTCAGTTTATCCAAATCTTTTTGAGTTTTAGGCTCAATAGCGATACCGATAACTGGTTCAGGGAAATCCATACTTTCAAGTACAACCGGATTATCCAAATCAGATAAAGTATCACCTGTACGGATATCTTTAAATCCAACAGCAGCACAAATATCACCAGCCTCAATTACATCAATCGGGTTCTGCTTGTTTGAGTGCATCTGGTAAATACGTGAAATACGTTCTTTTTTACCAGTTCTGGAATTGAAAACCGAGTCGCCTGCGGTAATTTTTCCTGAATACACACGAATGAAGCACAAACGACCAACATAAGGGTCGGTAGCAATTTTAAACGCAAGCGCAGCAAGTGGTTCGTTAACATCGGCATGACGAATGATTTCAACTTCTTCGCCATATTCAGTACCAACGATTTCCCCCTTATCCATTGGACTTGGAAGAAAAGCACAAACAGCATCCAACAAATGCTGAACACCTTTATTCTTGAAAGCAGAACCGCACATCATTGGGATGATTGACATACTAATGGTTGCTTTGCGGATAACTGTCAACATCTGCTCAACAGTGATTGATTCCGGATCTTCGAAGAATTGTTCGAGCAATACGTCATCGTGTTCAGCAACTGCTTCAACCAGCTTAGCACGGTAATCATTCGATATCTCAACCATATTGGCTGGGATATCTTCTGTATAATAAGTAGTTCCTAATGTTGCATCATCTTTCCAACGGATGGCTTTCATCTCAATCAAATCGATCACGCCTTCAAAGGTTTCTTCAGATCCGATAGGGAGTGTGATTGGAACCGGATTGGCTCCCAATTTTTCTCTTACTTCGGCAACTACGTTATAGAAGTCGGCACCTGAACGGTCCATTTTATTGACGAATCCGATACGTGGAACACCATATTTTTCAGCCTGACGCCAAACAGTTTCTGATTGAGCCTCAACTCCACCTACCGCACAAAACAATGCAACAGCACCGTCTAAAACACGCAACGAACGTTCTACTTCAACAGTGAAGTCAACGTGTCCGGGTGTATCAATGATGTTAATTTTGTGCTCTGTATCCTGATATTTCCAGAATGTTGTAGTAGCAGCAGAAGTAATGGTAATACCACGTTCCTGCTCCTGTTCCATCCAGTCCATAGTGGCAGCACCATCATGAACTTCGCCAATTCGGTGAGTGATACCTGTATAATACAGGATACGCTCCGAGGTGGTCGTTTTGCCGGCATCAATGTGTGCCATGATGCCGATGTTTCTGGTATAATTTAAATCTTTTGCCATTTTAAACCAATATCTATCTAAACTAAAACGATCTATCTAAACTTCTAAATACTAAAAACGGAAATGTGCAAACGCGCGATTTGCTTCAGCCATACGGTGTGTATCTTCTTTCTTCTTGAAAGCTCCACCTTCTTCGTTATAGGCTGCAACAATTTCACCAGCAAGTTTTTCAGCCATTGAACGGCCTGAACGTTTGCGGGAATATAAAATCATATTTTTTACTGAAATAGAAGTTTTTCTTTCAGGACGGATTTCCATAGGAACCTGGAAAGTAGCTCCACCAACGCGGCGGCTTTTTACTTCTACGTGAGGGGTAATTTTTTCGAGTGCTTTTTTGAATACGTCCAGCGGACTTACTTCAGAATCTTTCACTTTTACGCTTACGATGTCCATCGCATCATAAAAGATTTGGTAAGCGATTGACTTTTTCCCGTCGTACATTAAGTCGTTTACGAAACGGGTAACCAATGTGTCATTGAACTTTGGATCGGGCAGAATGATCCTCTTCTTTGGTTTCGATTTTCTCATTACAATAATGCTTTAGTGTTACTTAAATTAGCTGTAATTTGTATGCTTCAATCGGCTATCAGGCCTCTTTACTCAACTCAAACCACTAAGCTAGAACGTCATTAAATTAAAATAACCTGCGAAAAATTATTTTTTCACTTTTGGTCTTTTGGTACCGTATTTCGACCGTCTTTGAGTACGACCTTCAACACCTGCTGTGTCGAGAGCACCACGAATTAAATGGTAACGAACACCTGGAAGGTCTTTAACCCTACCACCGCGTACCAATACAATAGAGTGTTCCTGAAGATTGTGTCCTTCTCCTGGAATGTAAGCGTTCACTTCCTTGCCATTTGTTAAACGAACACGAGCTACTTTACGCATAGCTGAGTTTGGTTTCTTTGGAGTTGTGGTATAAACGCGAACACATACTCCTCTTCTCTGTGGGCAAGAATCCAATGCCGGAGATTTACTTTTCTCCGCATTACTTTGTCTACCTTTTCTAACTAATTGCTGAATCGTTGGCATATAGCTACTCTTAATTTAAAAATTACTTACGTAAAAAATTGGTCTGCAAAGGTATTGCAATTTTCCACAATAACAACACTTTACAG is a window from the Aquipluma nitroreducens genome containing:
- the rplD gene encoding 50S ribosomal protein L4 codes for the protein MEIKVLNTAGQETGRTVTLDEQIFGIEPSDHAIYLDVKQILANKRQGTHSAKERGEVSGSTRKLKKQKGTGTARAGSVKSPVFRGGGRVFGPRPRTYDFKLNKKVKSLARKSALTYKALEESILVIEDFAFETPKTREMVQISNNLKINDKKSLFVLPEENKNIYLSSRNLQAVSVVTASELNTYQILNAKKVVVLESSVSKIEELFKI
- the rplC gene encoding 50S ribosomal protein L3 is translated as MAGLIGKKIGMTSVFSVEGKNIPCTVIQAGPCVVTQVKSVATDGYDSIQLGFADKKEKHTNKAELGHFKKAGTEPKKKLIEFKELVGEFKLGDVVTVDSIDEEGWVDVQGVTKGKGFQGVVKRHGFGGVGDSTHGQHNRLRAPGSVGASSYPSRVFPGMRMAGNDGNDNVTIQNLKVLKVIPESNLLVVKGSVPGCKGSTVIIYQ
- the rpsJ gene encoding 30S ribosomal protein S10; translation: MSQKIRIKLKSYDHNLVDKSAEKIVKTVKTTGAVVSGPIPLPTHKRIFTVLRSTFVNKKSREQFELSSYKRLIDIYSSTAKTIDALMKLELPSGVEVEIKV
- the fusA gene encoding elongation factor G, which translates into the protein MAKDLNYTRNIGIMAHIDAGKTTTSERILYYTGITHRIGEVHDGAATMDWMEQEQERGITITSAATTTFWKYQDTEHKINIIDTPGHVDFTVEVERSLRVLDGAVALFCAVGGVEAQSETVWRQAEKYGVPRIGFVNKMDRSGADFYNVVAEVREKLGANPVPITLPIGSEETFEGVIDLIEMKAIRWKDDATLGTTYYTEDIPANMVEISNDYRAKLVEAVAEHDDVLLEQFFEDPESITVEQMLTVIRKATISMSIIPMMCGSAFKNKGVQHLLDAVCAFLPSPMDKGEIVGTEYGEEVEIIRHADVNEPLAALAFKIATDPYVGRLCFIRVYSGKITAGDSVFNSRTGKKERISRIYQMHSNKQNPIDVIEAGDICAAVGFKDIRTGDTLSDLDNPVVLESMDFPEPVIGIAIEPKTQKDLDKLNQGLYKLAEEDPTFKVNTDPDSGQTVIRGMGELHLEIIVDRLRREFKVECNQGAPQVAYKECITKSVEIREVFKKQSGGRGKFADIIVRVEPADEGKTGLQFVDAVKGGNIPREYIPSVAKGFESALANGPLAGFTVDSLKVTLLDGSFHAVDSDSLSFEICARQAFKTAAGKAGPRLLEPIMKCEIVTPEEYMGDIIGDLNRRRGQIEGMEEKSGARVIKALVPLSELFGYVTVLRTLSSGRATSSMEFAKYVELPKLLATKVLEDLKGRTDLL
- the rpsG gene encoding 30S ribosomal protein S7, whose translation is MRKSKPKKRIILPDPKFNDTLVTRFVNDLMYDGKKSIAYQIFYDAMDIVSVKVKDSEVSPLDVFKKALEKITPHVEVKSRRVGGATFQVPMEIRPERKTSISVKNMILYSRKRSGRSMAEKLAGEIVAAYNEEGGAFKKKEDTHRMAEANRAFAHFRF
- the rpsL gene encoding 30S ribosomal protein S12 gives rise to the protein MPTIQQLVRKGRQSNAEKSKSPALDSCPQRRGVCVRVYTTTPKKPNSAMRKVARVRLTNGKEVNAYIPGEGHNLQEHSIVLVRGGRVKDLPGVRYHLIRGALDTAGVEGRTQRRSKYGTKRPKVKK